Proteins encoded in a region of the Streptomyces violaceoruber genome:
- a CDS encoding ThuA domain-containing protein translates to MHRTRLKSTSTARRPRLRTTLALFTGLLLAVGTPATVAGAHPGHPEHDETAAAAEGQFQQVPLAKGEPEMGEPMSLAVLPDRSVLHTARDGTLRLTDQGGVTKVAGKIPVYNHDEEGLQGVGIDPDFENNRAIYLYYAPPLDTPAGDAPENGTAEDFKPFDGVNRLSRFVLNANGTLDMASEKKVLDVAASRGTCCHVGGDIAFDAEGNLYLSTGDDTNPFASDGYTPIDERADRNPAFDARRSAGNTNDLRGKLLRIKVAEDGSYTVPEGNLFEPGTEKTRPEIYAMGFRNPFRISVDKKTGTVYVGDYGPDAGAADPKRGPAGQVEFAKVTKAANFGWPFCTGDNDPYVDYDFATKTSGETFDCAAPKNTSPHNTGLTDLPPAQAAWIPYDDDSVPEFGSGSESPMGGPVYRYDPDLDSSVKFPEEYDGDFFAGEFGRRWIKRIEQTEDGAVAKINDFPWTGTQIMDMEFGPDGALYVLDYGLSWFQGDKDSALYRIENAADGFSPIAEVSANKTSGAAGLKVAFTATAKDADSPDLTYGWDFGDGTKGEGLTPTHKYKKVGTYTATFTAKDPEGNTGNASVRIVVGNTEPKVVIETPGNGTLLPMGQPIPFKVKVTDPEETIDCSKVKVAYSLGHDSHAHELTSEMGCEGTLNPPPGDGGHDPNANIYGVVGASYTDGGANGQEALTGTARTVIQPPHRQAEHFTAQQGVSPIDKTGANGGKTVGNIDDGDWISFSPYKFDGQKKLTVRASSGGAGGYIEVRTGSPTGPLHGSAYIPPTGSWETFQNVDVPLRALPKKTTDVYLVFKGGEGALYDIDDFEFSKEPFKAGKKVLVFSKTAGFRHDSIPAGIAALKELGTPAGISVTATEEAGQFTTANLAKYDAVAFLSTTGDVLGADQQKAFENYVKNGGGYMGIHAAADTEYDWEFYGGLVGAYFDSHPAIQKATVRVEDHDHPATAHLDDTWEHTDELYNYRTNPREQAKVLATLDETTYAGGNMKGDHPIAWCQNYGGGRSFYTGLGHTKESYADETFRGHLLGGMQYATGQVKANCKPGKGYRDIFNGQTLDGWKQAGPGKFNVKDGVLESEGGMGLLWYQAKELKSYSLKLDWKMRGDDNSGVFVGFPASDDPWSAVDKGYEIQIDATDAVDRTTGAIYTFKAANIKARDQVLRPPGQWNSYEIKVQGERLQVFLNGVKINDFTNKDPERSLTDGYIGLQNHGADDQVSFRNIQLKELPS, encoded by the coding sequence GTGCACAGAACCAGACTCAAAAGCACCAGCACCGCGAGGCGCCCCAGGCTTCGCACCACCCTCGCCCTGTTCACCGGCCTGCTGCTGGCCGTGGGCACCCCGGCGACCGTCGCCGGAGCCCACCCGGGCCACCCGGAGCACGACGAGACGGCGGCCGCCGCCGAGGGGCAGTTCCAGCAGGTACCGCTCGCCAAGGGCGAGCCCGAGATGGGCGAGCCGATGTCGCTCGCGGTGCTCCCGGACCGCAGCGTCCTGCACACCGCCCGCGACGGCACACTGCGCCTGACCGACCAGGGCGGCGTCACCAAGGTCGCCGGCAAGATCCCCGTCTACAACCACGACGAGGAGGGCCTGCAGGGCGTCGGCATCGACCCGGACTTCGAGAACAACCGGGCGATCTACCTCTACTACGCCCCGCCGCTCGACACCCCCGCGGGCGACGCCCCGGAGAACGGCACCGCCGAGGACTTCAAGCCGTTCGACGGCGTCAACCGCCTCTCCCGCTTCGTCCTGAACGCCAACGGCACGCTGGACATGGCCAGCGAGAAGAAGGTTCTGGACGTCGCGGCCTCCCGCGGCACCTGCTGCCACGTCGGCGGCGACATCGCCTTCGACGCCGAGGGCAACCTCTACCTCTCCACCGGCGACGACACCAACCCGTTCGCCTCCGACGGCTACACGCCGATCGACGAGCGCGCCGACCGCAACCCGGCCTTCGACGCCCGCCGCAGCGCCGGCAACACCAACGACCTGCGCGGCAAGCTGCTGCGCATCAAGGTCGCCGAGGACGGCTCGTACACCGTCCCGGAGGGCAACCTCTTCGAGCCCGGCACCGAGAAGACCCGGCCCGAGATCTACGCGATGGGCTTCCGCAACCCGTTCCGGATCAGCGTCGACAAGAAGACCGGCACGGTCTACGTCGGCGACTACGGCCCCGACGCCGGCGCCGCCGACCCGAAGCGCGGTCCGGCCGGACAGGTCGAGTTCGCCAAGGTCACCAAGGCCGCCAACTTCGGCTGGCCCTTCTGCACCGGCGACAACGACCCGTACGTCGACTACGACTTCGCCACCAAGACCTCCGGCGAGACCTTCGACTGCGCGGCTCCGAAGAACACCTCGCCGCACAACACCGGTCTCACCGACCTGCCGCCCGCGCAGGCCGCCTGGATCCCGTACGACGACGACTCCGTGCCCGAGTTCGGCAGCGGCTCCGAGTCCCCGATGGGCGGCCCGGTCTACCGCTACGACCCCGACCTCGACTCCAGCGTGAAGTTCCCCGAGGAGTACGACGGGGACTTCTTCGCCGGTGAGTTCGGCCGCCGCTGGATCAAGCGGATCGAGCAGACCGAGGACGGCGCGGTCGCGAAGATCAACGACTTCCCGTGGACCGGCACCCAGATCATGGACATGGAGTTCGGCCCCGACGGCGCGCTGTACGTCCTGGACTACGGCCTGTCCTGGTTCCAGGGCGACAAGGACTCCGCCCTGTACCGGATCGAGAACGCCGCGGACGGCTTCTCGCCGATCGCCGAGGTGAGCGCGAACAAGACCTCCGGCGCGGCCGGACTGAAGGTCGCCTTCACCGCCACCGCCAAGGACGCCGACTCCCCGGACCTCACCTACGGCTGGGACTTCGGCGACGGCACCAAGGGCGAGGGCCTCACGCCCACCCACAAGTACAAGAAGGTCGGCACCTACACCGCGACCTTCACCGCCAAGGACCCCGAGGGCAACACCGGCAACGCCAGTGTCCGCATCGTGGTCGGCAACACCGAGCCCAAGGTGGTCATCGAGACCCCCGGCAACGGCACCCTGCTCCCCATGGGGCAGCCCATCCCCTTCAAGGTGAAGGTCACCGACCCCGAGGAGACGATCGACTGCTCCAAGGTCAAGGTCGCCTACAGCCTCGGCCACGACTCCCACGCCCACGAGCTGACCAGCGAGATGGGCTGTGAGGGCACCCTCAACCCGCCGCCGGGCGACGGCGGCCACGACCCCAACGCCAACATCTACGGCGTCGTCGGCGCCAGCTACACCGACGGCGGGGCGAACGGCCAGGAGGCCCTGACCGGCACCGCCCGCACCGTGATCCAGCCCCCGCACCGCCAGGCCGAGCACTTCACCGCCCAGCAGGGCGTGTCGCCGATCGACAAGACCGGCGCCAACGGCGGCAAGACCGTCGGCAACATCGACGACGGCGACTGGATCTCCTTCAGCCCCTACAAGTTCGACGGGCAGAAGAAGCTGACCGTACGGGCCTCCTCCGGCGGCGCCGGCGGCTACATCGAGGTGCGCACCGGCTCGCCCACCGGCCCGCTGCACGGCTCCGCGTACATCCCGCCGACCGGCAGCTGGGAGACCTTCCAGAACGTCGACGTGCCGCTGCGGGCCCTGCCCAAGAAGACGACGGACGTCTACCTGGTCTTCAAGGGCGGCGAGGGCGCGCTGTACGACATCGACGACTTCGAGTTCTCCAAGGAGCCGTTCAAGGCCGGCAAGAAGGTCCTGGTCTTCTCCAAGACCGCGGGCTTCCGCCACGACTCCATCCCGGCGGGCATCGCCGCCCTGAAGGAGCTGGGCACCCCGGCCGGCATCTCGGTCACCGCGACCGAGGAGGCCGGACAGTTCACCACCGCCAACCTCGCCAAGTACGACGCGGTCGCCTTCCTGTCCACCACCGGTGACGTCCTGGGCGCCGACCAGCAGAAGGCGTTCGAGAACTACGTCAAGAACGGCGGCGGCTACATGGGCATCCACGCCGCCGCCGACACCGAGTACGACTGGGAGTTCTACGGCGGCCTCGTCGGCGCCTACTTCGACTCCCACCCGGCCATCCAGAAGGCCACCGTCCGCGTCGAGGACCACGACCACCCGGCCACCGCGCACCTCGACGACACCTGGGAGCACACCGACGAGCTGTACAACTACCGCACCAACCCGCGCGAGCAGGCCAAGGTCCTCGCCACCCTCGACGAGACGACCTACGCGGGCGGGAACATGAAGGGCGACCACCCGATCGCCTGGTGCCAGAACTACGGCGGCGGCCGCTCCTTCTACACCGGCCTCGGCCACACCAAGGAGTCCTACGCGGACGAGACCTTCCGCGGCCACCTGCTCGGCGGCATGCAGTACGCCACCGGTCAGGTCAAGGCGAACTGCAAGCCCGGCAAGGGCTACCGGGACATCTTCAACGGCCAGACCCTGGACGGCTGGAAGCAGGCCGGCCCCGGCAAGTTCAACGTCAAGGACGGCGTCCTGGAGTCCGAGGGCGGCATGGGGCTGCTCTGGTACCAGGCCAAGGAACTGAAGTCGTACTCCCTCAAGCTCGACTGGAAGATGCGGGGCGACGACAACTCCGGCGTCTTCGTGGGCTTCCCGGCCTCCGACGACCCCTGGTCCGCCGTCGACAAGGGCTACGAGATCCAGATCGACGCCACGGACGCCGTGGACCGCACCACCGGTGCGATCTACACCTTCAAGGCGGCGAACATCAAGGCCCGTGACCAGGTTCTGCGGCCGCCCGGCCAGTGGAACTCCTACGAGATCAAGGTCCAGGGCGAACGCCTCCAGGTGTTCCTCAACGGAGTCAAGATCAACGACTTCACCAACAAGGACCCCGAGCGGAGCCTGACCGACGGCTACATCGGCCTGCAGAACCACGGCGCCGACGACCAGGTCTCCTTCCGCAACATCCAGCTCAAGGAACTGCCCTCCTAG
- a CDS encoding sugar phosphate isomerase/epimerase family protein, which yields MPRNFTLFTGQWADLPLEEVCRLARDFGYDGLELACWGDHFEVDKALADPSYVDSRHQLLDKYGLKCWAISNHLVGQAVCDAIIDERHEAILPARIWGDGDAEGVRQRAAAEIKDTARAAARLGVDTVIGFTGSAIWHLVAMFPPAPESMIERGYQDFADRWNPILDVFDAEGVRFAHEVHPSEIAYDYWTTHRALEAVGHRPAFGLNFDPSHFVWQDLDPVGFLWDFRDRIYHVDCKEARKRLDGRNGRLGSHLPWGDPRRGWDFVSAGHGDVPWEDVFRMLRSIDYQGPVSVEWEDAGMDRLQGAPEALTRLKAFDFEPPSASFDAAFNS from the coding sequence ATGCCACGCAACTTCACGCTCTTCACCGGACAGTGGGCGGACCTGCCGCTGGAGGAGGTCTGCCGGCTCGCCCGCGACTTCGGCTACGACGGCCTGGAACTCGCCTGCTGGGGCGACCACTTCGAGGTCGACAAGGCCCTCGCGGATCCTTCCTACGTGGACTCCCGGCACCAGCTGCTCGACAAGTACGGCCTCAAGTGCTGGGCCATCTCCAACCACCTGGTCGGCCAGGCCGTCTGCGACGCCATCATCGACGAGCGCCACGAGGCCATCCTGCCCGCCCGCATCTGGGGCGACGGCGACGCGGAGGGCGTACGGCAGCGCGCCGCCGCCGAGATCAAGGACACCGCACGCGCCGCCGCCCGGCTCGGCGTCGACACCGTCATCGGCTTCACCGGTTCGGCGATCTGGCACCTGGTCGCCATGTTCCCGCCCGCGCCCGAGTCCATGATCGAGCGCGGCTACCAGGACTTCGCGGACCGCTGGAACCCGATCCTGGACGTCTTCGACGCGGAGGGCGTGCGGTTCGCCCACGAGGTGCACCCCAGCGAGATCGCCTACGACTACTGGACCACGCACCGCGCCCTGGAGGCGGTCGGCCACCGGCCCGCCTTCGGCCTCAACTTCGACCCCTCCCACTTCGTGTGGCAGGACCTCGACCCCGTCGGCTTCCTGTGGGACTTCCGCGACCGCATCTACCACGTCGACTGCAAGGAGGCCCGCAAGCGCCTCGACGGCCGCAACGGGCGGCTCGGCTCCCACCTGCCGTGGGGCGACCCGCGGCGCGGCTGGGACTTCGTGTCGGCCGGGCACGGCGACGTCCCCTGGGAGGACGTCTTCCGCATGCTGCGCTCCATCGACTACCAGGGGCCCGTCTCCGTCGAGTGGGAGGACGCCGGGATGGACCGGTTGCAGGGCGCGCCCGAGGCCCTCACCCGGCTCAAGGCCTTCGACTTCGAGCCGCCCAGCGCGTCCTTCGACGCGGCCTTCAACAGCTGA
- a CDS encoding Gfo/Idh/MocA family protein, whose protein sequence is MGQPQQPEGAGAEEAAAGTDSGTDTGTGAGAGAATGASATRPPLRVGMVGYAFMGAAHSQGWRTAGRVFDLPLNPVLAAICGRDADAVRLAADRHGWASTETDWRTLVERDDIDLVDICTPGDSHSEIALAALAAGKHVLCEKPLANTVEEAQAMTRAAEEAAARGQLAMVGFNYRRVPATALARRMVAEGRVGRLRHLRVTYLQDWLVDPKAPLTWRLRKELAGSGALGDLGAHIVDLAQYLSGERIAGVSALTETFVRERPLPAGAPRGLSAGSADGVTGQVTVDDAAVFTGRLTSGALVSFEATRYATGRKNALRIELNGERGSLAFDLERLNELSYHDGTEPGEHAGFRRILVTEPEHPYLEAWWPPGHGLGYEHTFVHQARDLVHAVAEGRGPEPSFADGLQVQRVLAAVEESAEKNSVYTPITP, encoded by the coding sequence ATGGGACAGCCGCAGCAGCCCGAGGGGGCCGGCGCCGAGGAGGCAGCCGCCGGGACCGACAGCGGGACCGATACCGGGACCGGTGCCGGGGCCGGAGCGGCGACGGGGGCGTCCGCGACCAGACCGCCCCTGCGGGTCGGCATGGTCGGCTACGCCTTCATGGGCGCCGCCCACTCCCAGGGCTGGCGCACCGCGGGCCGGGTCTTCGACCTGCCGCTGAACCCGGTACTGGCCGCGATCTGCGGGCGGGACGCCGACGCCGTCCGCCTGGCGGCCGACCGGCACGGCTGGGCGAGCACCGAGACCGACTGGCGGACCCTGGTCGAACGGGACGACATCGACCTCGTCGACATCTGCACCCCCGGCGACAGCCACTCCGAGATCGCGCTGGCCGCGCTCGCCGCCGGCAAGCACGTGCTGTGCGAGAAGCCGCTCGCCAACACAGTCGAGGAGGCGCAGGCGATGACCCGCGCCGCCGAGGAGGCCGCGGCCCGGGGCCAGCTGGCGATGGTCGGCTTCAACTACCGCCGGGTTCCCGCCACCGCGCTGGCCCGGCGGATGGTCGCCGAGGGCCGCGTCGGCCGGCTGCGGCACCTGCGGGTGACCTACCTCCAGGACTGGCTGGTCGACCCGAAGGCCCCGCTCACCTGGCGGCTGCGCAAGGAGCTGGCCGGGTCGGGGGCGCTCGGCGACCTGGGCGCCCACATCGTCGACCTCGCCCAGTACCTGTCGGGCGAGCGGATCGCGGGCGTGTCCGCCCTCACCGAGACCTTCGTACGGGAACGCCCGCTGCCCGCCGGCGCGCCCCGGGGCCTGTCCGCGGGCTCGGCGGACGGGGTGACGGGACAGGTGACCGTCGACGACGCCGCCGTGTTCACCGGCCGCCTCACCTCCGGGGCCCTGGTCTCCTTCGAGGCCACCCGCTACGCCACCGGCCGCAAGAACGCCCTGCGCATCGAACTCAACGGCGAGCGCGGCTCGCTCGCCTTCGACCTGGAACGGCTGAACGAGCTGTCGTACCACGACGGCACCGAGCCCGGGGAGCACGCCGGTTTCCGGCGGATCCTGGTCACCGAACCCGAACACCCCTACCTGGAGGCCTGGTGGCCGCCGGGCCACGGACTCGGCTACGAGCACACCTTCGTGCACCAGGCGCGCGACCTCGTGCACGCCGTCGCCGAAGGCCGGGGCCCCGAACCCTCCTTCGCGGACGGGCTGCAGGTGCAGCGCGTGCTCGCCGCCGTGGAGGAGAGCGCCGAGAAGAACTCCGTCTACACCCCGATCACCCCCTGA